One genomic window of Verrucomicrobiia bacterium includes the following:
- a CDS encoding biotin--[acetyl-CoA-carboxylase] ligase, protein MTSDAQLLSALRGADDLFLSGFDLSQQLGLPPAAVESRIQELRKLGYVIEESPHLGYRLVGSPDALHADDLLARLHRPRIVGRDIKVFQETTSTNDLAERLARDGVEEGVVVFAESQTRGRGRLGRNWLSPARKGLWFSVLLRPKLQPVEATRLTVAAATALARAVAAQTDLAPTIKWPNDLLVNGRKTAGILTEMSADVDRVNHVIIGMGLDVNQTEEDFPPELRPLATSLRVETGQELSRPSLAAAVLEELEKDYRRVAAGQFAAVADEWEACCATLGQNVAILTGHRRIQGRAEALDETGALLVRTEHGLIERIIGGDVTIEK, encoded by the coding sequence ATGACTTCCGATGCCCAACTCCTTTCGGCGCTGCGTGGTGCAGACGACCTGTTTCTCTCGGGCTTCGACCTGTCCCAACAACTCGGGCTGCCGCCCGCCGCCGTGGAGAGCCGCATTCAAGAACTGCGCAAGCTGGGGTATGTCATCGAGGAGAGTCCGCATCTGGGTTACCGGCTGGTCGGTTCGCCGGATGCGCTCCACGCGGATGACTTGCTCGCCCGGCTGCATCGGCCGCGCATTGTGGGCCGGGACATCAAGGTCTTTCAAGAAACCACCTCCACCAACGACCTGGCTGAACGGCTGGCGCGCGACGGTGTGGAGGAAGGCGTGGTGGTGTTCGCGGAATCACAGACGCGTGGCCGGGGACGGCTGGGCCGGAACTGGCTTTCACCGGCGCGCAAGGGGCTTTGGTTTTCCGTTCTGCTGCGGCCCAAACTGCAACCGGTGGAAGCGACGCGGCTCACTGTGGCGGCCGCGACGGCACTTGCCCGGGCCGTGGCGGCACAAACCGATTTGGCGCCGACCATCAAGTGGCCGAACGACCTGCTGGTGAACGGGCGCAAAACCGCGGGAATCTTAACGGAGATGAGCGCCGACGTGGATCGCGTCAACCACGTCATCATCGGCATGGGTTTGGACGTCAACCAGACGGAGGAGGATTTTCCGCCCGAATTGCGTCCCCTTGCGACTTCGTTGCGGGTGGAGACGGGGCAGGAGTTGTCCCGTCCCAGTTTGGCGGCCGCCGTGCTGGAGGAATTGGAAAAGGATTACCGACGTGTGGCCGCCGGTCAGTTTGCGGCCGTGGCGGACGAATGGGAGGCCTGCTGCGCCACACTCGGGCAAAACGTGGCCATTCTCACTGGCCACCGGCGCATTCAAGGGCGCGCAGAAGCGCTGGACGAAACGGGCGCCTTGCTGGTCCGCACCGAGCATGGGCTCATTGAACGTATCATTGGCGGCGACGTTACCATTGAAAAATGA